The Peptoanaerobacter stomatis genome includes the window ATTTTAGATAAAAAAGATGGACCTACTTCTATTTTTATTGCAGATTGATTTTTTAATATAATGCTCAAATACATTATAATCAACTTTATTGCTGTATTAAATAGCTTTTTAAAGTTTATGCCACTTAATCGAGTTTTAGCATTTTATAAAATCATTTTTACGATAGAATAAATTAGACTTTATGGAGGTAATTCTTATGAAAATCGAACATATAGCAATGTACGTAGATAATCTTGAAAAAACTAAAGAATTCTTCGAAAAATATTTTCTTGCTAAGAGTAATTTAGGATATCATAATAAAACAACAAACTTCCGCTCATATTTTATGGAATTCGATGATGGTGCAAGATTAGAGATTATGAACAAGCCTGCAATGGTAGATGTTGAAAAGAGCTTAAATAGAACAGGATATATCCATATTGCTTTCAGCGTCGGAAACAAAGAAAAGGTCGATGAGTTGACCAATAGATTGCAGGCAGATGGGTATACAGTTGTAAGCGGACCAAGAACTACCGGAGATGGTTACTATGAAAGCTGTATAGTTGCTATTGAAGGTAATCAAATAGAGATTACTGTGTAAAAAATAAACTTAAATCTGTGAAATAAATTATAGGATAAAATATGAAAAATATAATATTATCGACAGCAGGCCATATAGACCATGGTAAAACAAGATTAATAGAAGAACTTACCGGAAAAAATACTATGCACCACAAAGAAGAAAAGCTGAGGAATATAACAATAGATCTCGGTTATGCTGATATCACTCTTAAAAGTGAAATAAATGTAAGTATTATAGATGTTCCGGGACATAAAGATTATCTCAAAAACACAATATGTGGAATTTTAAACTCAAATATGTCTATTTTGGTAATATCTGCAATAGATGGTGTATGCAAACAAACAATACAGCATTTTAATATAATAAATTTAACATCTATCAATTATTTGATAATAGCTGTAACAAAAATTGATCTTGCAAGCGAAGCTCAGATACAAGATACACTTAACCAAATAAATGAGCTTATAAATTCAAGCAATATCCAAAATATATCTACTTTGATAATAGACTATGAAAACAAAGAGAGTATAAAAAAACTATCAGAAAAAATATACGAATTAGCAAAAGACATCAATCAAAAAAATATATCTAAAAATATTTTTAAAATAGACAATTCATTCACTGTAAAAGGTTACGGCACAGTAATTTCAGGAAATTTAATATCAGGAAGTTTAACAAAAAATGATGAAATAACAATATATCCTCAAAATTTAAAATCTAAGATTAAAAATATGCAATCACATTCAAAAACTGTTGAAACAGCATATGCAAATACAAGATTGGCAATAAACATTCCGAGTATAAAAAAAGAAGACGTATTTAGAGGCAATGTATTATCCACATCATCAAATTTACAGCCTTCAAATATTATAAATGCACTTATATATACTGATAATATTTCAAAAAATATAAAAAATCACGAATTCGTAAAACTATATACAGGTACTACAAGCATAACTGCCAAAATAATAAATTTACAAGATAAATTAATCTATCCAAACTCAAAATTATTGGTACAGCTAAGATTGAAAGACAATATTATACCATTCATATCAGATGATATTATACTGCTTGACACATCATCAAACGAAATCATATCAGGCGGAAAGATAATAAACGTATCAAATCATAAAAAAAACAAAATAGATTTTGATATTTCAATATTTGACATAGATGAATTAATATTTTTATTTGCAATAAAAGAAAAAAAAATAACAGATATATCAACACTTAAAAATATATATAATATAAACTGTGACCAATTTTTGAATTGTTTAAAAAAACTCGAAAAAACAAATTTTATAAAATTAATAAGTTTTGATAATCATACACAAAACAATTTAAAATATAACAAAAATTCAAAATATGTGGCAGATTATGATTTTTATATCAAAATATATGAAAAAATAAAAATCATTATAAAAGATTTTTCACAAAAATTTATATATAAGAAATCTATAAATTTAAATATATTACATTCAAAACTAAATTTTGTAGATAAAAAATATCTGCTTTCAATGCTTATAGATATGGGTTATAATATTCAAAGTGATTGTTTAATATTAGACAATAAAAATTCAAATAAAGTTAGTGAAATGAAAAAATTGTCCGACAATTTAGAAATTTTAATCGAAAGCTCAGAAGCTCCTATAAAATTAAAAAACATAACTTCTGATGAACTGTCAAAAGAAATACTGCACAACAATCTCAAAGATAAATTTGTAAAAATATCTGATGACTACATATGTTCAAAAAAAATGTTAAATAACTATAAAAATATAATTTTTAATCATTTCAAAACAAATAAAACCCTTGATATATCAGAGTTTAAGGCATATACAAATCTTTCAAGAAAATTATCTGTAACAGTTCTTGAATACTTCGATTTGCAAAAAATAACCAAAAGGTTTGAAAATTATCGAATAAAATTGTATAATGGTAAATTATGATAATATTTTATGTAAAAAATAAGTGTAAACAAAAATATTATCAGACTTATTATATGTTCATATTTATTTTTTAAATAGAAAATTAGATTATCATTATAAACATCATTAAGTTAATCAGGAGGTTTTATGCTTAATAATGAAATATATGAAGAATATTTTCTAAATGCCTCCATATCTACATTCAGCATAAATATTGGAGGATTTGTATCAAAATGTGGAGGAATAGACATAAGTTCAAATTGTGTATTCCCAATTTATGAGAAAAATGACTCACAAATAGACAAAAAAATATCCGAAATAGAAAATTTTCTGCTTGAAAAAGATATAGTTCCAATATATAGGATAGTCTATCAAGACAATTATCAAAAGCTCGACAGGGTTCTGTTTAACAAGCATTATGAAAAAGTTGCTAATAATATTGTGCTTGCATGCCCTCTTCAAGGTAAGAAAAATGAATTGTTCAAATTCGCAGATTTCAATGAAAGCGGAATATATATAGACACAGAAATTACAGGTGGAGACGGATTTTTAGAAGATTATTTTTATTTAAGAAAAATATCAAAAAATGACCAAATCATATTTAATACTGCTATAGACATATGTCCTCTAAAAAAATATTCAGCATCTTTGCTTGAAGAAGGTCACCTAATCGGACAGGCATATTTTATTCGTCAAGGCGATGTAGTAATAATCAAAGATATTGTTATATCTACAAAATATAGAGGACTCGGATATAGTTCAAAGATACTTTACAGCATATTGACATATTGTCTAAAAAACGGTGCAGAGCTTGTAATAGCTGAAATACCTACTGATAATGAAAATGTGATGAATCTGTTCGGCAATAACCCGATGTTTTTTAAATTATATGACATTTTCTATAGACAACTTATAAAAAATACAAAAGGCAGATTTATTTTTGATTAAAATAAGAATAATTATATTATTTTTTAGGTTTACAATATAAGTACAAAACTTAATAATTTAAATTATCACAATAATTTTATATAAAATAAGAAAGGAGAGTATGATATTATTTATCATACAGTCAAAAAATGAATTTTCAAGATATGATACTTAAACTGCAATCATACTGGGCTGATAAAGGTTGTATAATGGTACAAGCCTATGACAGCGAAAAAGGTGCAGGTACTATGAATCCTAATACATTTTTACGCTCACTCGGCAAAGAGCCTTGGAGAGTATGTTATGTAGAGCCGTCAAGAAGACCGGCCGATGCAAGATATGGAGAAAATCCAAACAGACTTTATCAACATCACCAATTTCAAGTTATATTAAAACCATCACCTAATAATGTTCAAGATTTATACTTAAAATCTCTTGAAGCAATAGGGATAAATCCGTTGGAGCATGATATAAGATTTGTAGAAGATAACTGGGAAAATGCAACCTTCGGTGCTTGGGGCTTAGGTTGGGAAGTTTGGCTTGACGGCATGGAAATAACACAATTCACATATTTTCAACAAGTCGGCTCAATAGACTGCGAATTGGAATCTGCCGAACTCACTTACGGATTAGAAAGAATAGCACTTTACTTACAAGAAAAAGACAATGTTTTTGATATAGACTATACAGACAATATAAAATATGGCGATATATTTAAAAAAGCTGAATATGAACATTCCGTTTACGGTTTCGAAGCCTCTGATACAAAGATGTTGTTTGAGCTTTTTAACATATACGAAAAAGAGGCAAACTCTCTAATAGATAAAGGGCTTGTTATGCCCGCATATGACTATGTATTAAAAACTTCGCATGCATTCAACCTGTTGGATGCAAAAGGTGCAATAGGTGTCAGTCAAAGAGCATCATACATTGCAAGAGTAAGAAATATGGCAAAAAAAATAGCCTCTGCATATGTAGAGCAAAGAGAAGCTATGGGCTACCCTCTTATGAAACTTGAAAAACTGCTAAGCGAGGTGAAATAAATGAATAACGACTTACTATTAGAGCTTGGAACTGAAGAGATTCCTGCAAGATTTATCTCATCAACAAAAAAATCAATGAAAACTTTTTTGGAAAAGAAATTATCAGAGCTTAGAATTCCATTTGATTCTATTGAAATAAAATGCACACCGAGAAGATTTGCAATATTTATAAAAAATTTAGCAAATACTCAACAAGCATCAACAGAAGAAATAAAAGGACCTGCAAAAAAAATAGCTTTTGATGAAAGTGGCAATCCTTCAAAAGCTCTTCAAGGATTCTTGAAAAGCAAAAATGTTACAATAGACGATATAAAAATTGTACAAAAAGGCAAAGAAGAATATGTATTTGTAGTAAAAACTTTAGAAACAAGTGATACAGTAAATTACTTAAAAGAGATATTTGAACAAATGATAGACTCTCTTTCTTTCCCTAAACCTATGAGATGGGGAGGAAATAAAATTAAATTCATCCGCCCTATCAGATGGATATTATGTCTTTATCAAGGAAAAGTTCCAAACTTTGAAATGTTTTCTCTAAATGCTGCAAATCTTACAAGAGGTCATAGATTTTTAGGAGAAAGTTATATTGAAATTAACTCGATAGACGAATATGAAGAAAAATTAGAGCAAAACTATGTGATATTGGACGATACTAAAAGACGTGAACTAATAAGAAAACAGATAGTAGAAGTAGCCGAAAAATTAGGTGGAGAATATATGCAGGACGAAGACTTACTTGAAGAAGTAAATTATATAGTAGAATATCCTACCGCACTTTATGGAGAATTTAAAGAAGAATATTTGAAACTTCCTAAAGAAACAATCATAACACCTATGAAAGAACATCAAAGATACTTTCCTGTACTCGACAAAAATGGCAATCTTATGAACAAGTTCATAACTGTAAGAAACGGTAATGACTATATGATTGAAAACGTCAAAAAAGGAAATGAAAAAGTCCTTGATGCAAGATTATCAGATGCAAAATTCTTCTATGAACAAGACACAGCAAAAAAACTCGAATCATATGTTCCAAGATTGCAAACTATTGTATATCACGAAAAACTCGGAACTATGCACGACAAAATGCTTAGAATACAAAAATTGTCAGAAGAATTTGCATATATATTAAATGTTGATAAAAATGATACATCAAGAGCTGCATTACTTTGCAAAGCAGACCTTACAACATCTATGGTATTTGAATTTACGGAATTACAAGGTATAATGGGCAGATATTATGCAAAAGTATCCGGAGAAAATGAAAATGTTGCAAATGCTATATATGAACACTATCTTCCAAGATTTGCAGGTGATGAGCTTCCACAAAGTAAAGTTGGCATAATTTTGAGTTTAGCAGATAAATTAGATTCAATCGCAGGATTTTTCAGCGTAGGAATAAAACCTACAGGCTCACAAGATCCATATGCTCTCAGAAGATTAGCATTAGGCGTTTTAAATACACTTATAGACAGCAAAATTGATACAAGATTACAACTTTTTGTAGAAATAGCTTTAAAACAATTTGAAGATAAACATAAATTTGATTTTAATGAAGTTTATAACGAAATTTTAGAATTTATGAAATTAAGATTAAAAAACATATTCTTAGATAAAAAAATAAGATATGATGTTGTAGACTCAGTTATAGATAATAATATATCAACAGTATATGAATTATCTCAAAAAGCCGTTCAACTCGAAAAATGGCTCAAACTTCCGGAATCGACTTCTTGCCTAAATACATTCGCAAGAATATCAAATATATCTAAAGATGTAAAAAAATCTGAAGTAAATCCTGAGTTGTTTGACCAAAAAGAAGAACAAGAGCTTTTTGGAGCTTATAATAATGCAACACCGAAAATATACGAGCTTATTTCTGCAAAACAATATGAACAATCACTTGATGAGATTGCAAAATTAAGACCGTTCATAGACAACTATTTTGAAAAAGTAATGGTAATGGACAATAATGAAGATATAAAACAAAACCGTCTTGCAACCATAGCAACTATAAGAGATACAATAGAAGAAATAGCAGATTTTTCAAAAATAGTACAATAAGATAAGAAATTTAATTCATTCTAATACCTAATTAAATGCTCATATTAAAAATGCTGAATTGAATGTATTTGCTTAAGGGGCACTTTTATCTATACCATCGTTAGAAATATCCTTAATCGAACACATTCAAAAGCATTTTATAAGCAGTATGTATTATTTTAAATACGCTTTAGTATCAACTAATCTAAAAAAACATCAAACTATCAGAAATATAAATCAGATAATTCGATGTTTTTTTATTTGTTTGCTTTATAATTATTTTTTATTAAAGTTATCTTTAAGTCCTACTATTTGATTGAATACGAGTTCATTCTCTTTTGTATCTTTTACATCTACTGAAAAATATCCGTGTCTGTTAAATTGGAATCTTTCTCCTTTTTGTGCCGTTTCAAAGCTTTTCTCCATTATACAGTCTTTTAATACTGTTATTGAATCTTCATTGTATTCATATTGTCCTGTTTCTTCGTTCAATTTGAAAAGATAGTCATATAATCTCACTGTTGCTTTAACATTTTCTTTTGCACTTACCCAATGTATTGTACCTTTTACTTTTCTTCCTGTAAAGCCCGTACCTGATTTTGTTTCTTCGTCGTATGTTCCATGTATTTCTATTACTTTTCCGTTTTCATCTTTTATTACATCTGTACATTTTACAAAATAAGCATTTCTAAGTCTTACTTCATTTCCAACAAAAAATCTGTAATATTTTTTTGGAGGATTTTCCATAAAATCATCTGCTTCTATATATATTTCTCTTGAAAATGGTACTTTTCTTGAACCCAATTCTTCATTTTCAGAATTGTTTTCTGCATCAAGATATTCAATTTTATCTTCAGGATAGTTTGTAATTACTAATTTAAGTAGATTTAATACTGCCATTTTTCTTGTAGCTTTTAGTTTTAAATCCTCTCTTACTGCATGCTCAAGCATTGCTATATCAACTACTGAATTTGATTTAGATATTCCGATTGATTCTGCAAAATTTCTTATAGACTCAGGTGTGTAGCCTCTTCTTCTTAATCCTGATATAGTTGACATTCTCGGATCATCCCAACCATCAACTTTTCTTTCATCTACCAATCTTTTCAGATATCTTTTGCTCATTATCATATTTGTCAGTTCAAGACGTGCAAATTCTATCTGTTTTGGAGGCATAGCAAATTCTGTTTCTTTTACTACCCAATCATAAAACGGTCTGTGTTCTTCAAATTCTAATGTACAAAGTGAATGTGTTATTCCTTCAATTGCATCTTCAAGAGGATGTGCATAATCATACATCGGATATATACACCACTTATCTCCTGTTCTATGATGTGATGAATGCGCAATTCTATATATTACAGGATCTCTCATATATATATTAGGTGATGACATATCTATTTTTGCTCTTAAAGTCAACTCCCCATCTTTAAATTCCCCATTTTTCATTCTTTCAAATAGGTCTAAACTCTCTTCAATAGGTCTGTTTCTGTATGGTGAATTTTTTCCGGGATTATTGAAATCCCCTTTATACTCTCTCATTTCATCTACTGACAGCTCGCATACGAAGGCTTTGTCTTTTTTTATCAACAATACTGCCAATTCGTACATCTTATCGAAATAATCCGATGCAAAGCATAACTCATCCCAATCAAAGCCGAGCCACTTAACATCTTCTTTTATAGATTCTACATACTCTACATCTTCTTTTACAGGATTTGTGTCATCAAATCTTAAGTTGCATTTTCCACCATATTTTTGAGCTGTCATAAAGTTAAGGCATATTGATTTTGCGTGTCCCATATGCAGATATCCGTTAGGCTCAGGTGGAAATCTTGTATATACTTTTTTCCCATATGTATTTTCTTCATTATCTTTTTCTATTATGCTGTGAATAAAATTTCCTTGCATTACATTTTCTTGCATAGTTAACACCTCTATTTTTTATTTTTATATCTATTTATATTTTTGTTTTTATGATTTCAATTCAATCAGTTTAATCTGAATTTTATTCATTTACCGTACATTATATAGTATTATAAATTTTATAAATTGTAAAGATTAAATTTAAGTTTTTGAGTTTGAATTTCAACTTTTTATCTATTAAAAAATTGTTAATAAAAAATATATGATTTTATCTTTCCCCTATTTTAATTAAGCGATGTTTAAATACATAAAAAAATATCTATGTTTATTTATTATGACAGTTTTTGATAAAAAATAAAGATTTATTTTTCAATATATGATATTATATTTTTTGTATTCAAATTTAATAGTAAAAATAATCTTAAAAACTTACTAAAAATATCTAAAATTTAACTTAATTATATAGCGTTCCCTAATAAAAATAATATTGTTGGAGATAAATTTATGAAAAAAATAATAATAGCCGGGACATCATCAGGAGTCGGCAAAACTACAATAACCTGCGGAATAATGAGAGCATTGAGAGATATATCAATAAAAGTTGTACCGTTTAAAATAGGTGCAGACTACATAGATACGACTTATCATTGCCTTGCAACAGATAATACTTCTACAAATCTGGACGAATTTATGCTCAACAAAAATACAATTAAAAGAATATTTATGCAAAATATGAAATCTAACGATATAGCGATTATAGAAGGCGTAATGGGACTGTTTGACGGTTATCAAGACAGAGATGATTATTGCTCAACCGCATCTATGTCAAAAATTTTAGACTCTCCTATAATACTTATAATAGATGCCGGTAAAATGGCTACTTCAATAGCTCCAATTATAAAAGGTTTTTTAGAATATGACAAAAAATTAAATATAGTCGGAATAATATTAAATAACGTATCTACAGATAGTCACTATAATATATTAAAAAATTCAATAAAAAAAATAAGCAATATAAAAATATTGGGAAGAATACCAAAACAAAAAGATATTAATCTAAGTAGCAGACATTTAGGGCTTAAATTAGCAACAGAAGACGCTGAAAATGAAGAAAAACTAAAAAAAATATCCCAAATAGTAAAAGAAAATATTGATTTGCAAAGTTTGTTAGACTTGTCAGTATCACCTGATTTATCATATATACCGGATAACATTAATAAAAATTATGATATAACGCTTGCTGTGGCAATGGATAAGGCATTCAATTTCTACTACAAAAACTCAATAGAAGAATTTGAAAAAAGAGGAGTAAAAATTGTAAAATTCAACACTTTTACAGACAATAAGCTCCCAAAATGTGATGGAATATATATAGGTGGAGGGTATCCTGAACTCTATGCAAGAGAATTATCTCAAAATAAATCTCTTATACAAGACATAAAAGAAAAATCTGAAAACAATATGCCTATATATGCAGAATGTGGCGGGTTAATGTATCTTGGAAGACATATAGAAATAGAAAACATATCATATGAAATGACAGGTATATTTGATGGCATAAGCAAAATGACACCAAAACTGCAACGTTTTGGCTACTGTATCGCAAAATCACTATACGATACACCACTTACAAAAAAAGGAGAGATTTTAAAAGGACACGAATTTCATCATTCGGTATTTGAAACAAATCTTGATACAGCATTTGAAATGGAAAAAGAATTATATGACAAAAGTGTAAAAAAATGGAATGGCGGTTATTTATATAAAAATACACTTGCATCATATTTACACATACATTTTGCATCAAACCCTAATATTACAAATAATTTTTGTCAAAATATGTTGAATTATAAATTATTAAATCCATAAAATAAAAACTTAAAAAAATATCGTCATATTACACTAATACCTAATAAAATAATGGATATTTTAAATTTATAACCATTAAAAAATTAATTATTTTATAATATCCATTAATCAAATAGGTATCAGTATTATGAATCATTATATAATTTTTATATCAATATTTCTTTCTGCTTTTTGTTATCGGAATATTTAATTCTTCTCTATATTTTGACACAGTCCTACGTTTTATATCTATACCCATTGCATTTAATATATCTGTTATTTTTTGATCTGATAATGGCTTTTGCGGATTTTCTTTTGATATAATGTCTTTTATATGCTTACAGACGCTATCCTTTGAAACATCTTCATTGGATGTTGATATATGAGATGAGAAAAAATATTTGAGTTCATATATACCTTTTGGTGTTTGAATATATTTATTCTTTGTAGCTCTTGATACAGTTGATTCCGATATTTGAGCAAGCTGGGATATATCTTTAAGTCCCATTGGTTTTAAAGGTGAATTATTTAAAAAAAACTCTTTTTGAACTTCAACTATTTTATCAGCCACTTTTTGTATTGTTCTTCTTCTTTTTTCAATACTTTCTATCAAAAACATAGTTCTTGAAAGCTTTTGTTTAAGATATGTTCTTGTATTATTATCGATATCACTATCCAACATATTCAAATAATGCTCATTTATATGCACATTTGATACAGAATCTTTTAATCTTACCGTTAAGCTATCCCCTACTACATCTACAAATATATCCGGATATATGTATAGCGTATCATAATTATTATCCGTTTTATATCCTCTTGAAGGCTTAGGATTCAAAGTTTTAATCTTCTTTACATATTCTTTTAATGTATCGAGTTCTATATTTTGAGACACAGCTATTTTATCAAGATTGTTTTTATAAATATCATCTAAATGATAATTTATTATATTAAACAACAACTCGTCCGTTTGATCTATTTGTAATAATAAACACTCTTTTAAATTTCTTGCGCCTACACCTAAAGGTTCAAAACTTTGTATTTTTTTAAGTACAGATAAGATTAAAATATCATCTGCATTAACCACATCTGAAATTTCTTTTATATCAATCCTAAAATATCCGTCATCATCAATATTATGTATTATTGCCATGCCTATAGACAGTTCCAATTCATTTAATGGTAAAGTCCCAAGCTGTTCAAACAGTACATCTTTTAATGTAGGTTCATATTTGACACTGTCTTGAATTTCTATATCCTCGTTTTCTGAATTATTGAACGAATAATCTTCATATCTCTTATTGTTTTGTCTTATATAATCTCTAAACATTTTATCTTCAAAAAAAGCGTCGTAATCTATAAATACATTATCTTCACTCTCTTTTTCTAAAAAAGAGTATAATTCTATAGAATTTAAGGCGATTATTTCTATTGATGTGATAAGATTCGTTGTTAAATTAAGTTTTTGTTTTAAAGTTAGATCTAATTTTGTCATATATATCACCAATTGAATTATATAGCTTCTTTATTTACTAATTTACTATTTTTATTTTATATTGTTATTATATTTTAAATCCAAAATTGTAAAATTTCAATTTGACAGCCATATTATCATATTTGATTATAATAAAAAACAGCTATATAAATATCTTAATTATAAAGATAAATCTACAGCCATTTTTTATTATAATCTTAATAATCTATTAACACTTTATTTTTTTAGATTATAAAATGCTTTTATTCCTCTGTATTGTGCTGTATCTCCAAGTATCTCTTCTATTCTTAAAAGTTGATTGTATTTTGCTATACGATCTGTACGAGATAATGAACCTGTTTTTATTTGTCCTGCATTTGTTGCAACGGCTATATCTGCTATTGTAGAATCTTCTGTTTCTCCTGAACGGTGAGATATTACAGCTGTATATCCTGCTTGTTTAGCCATTTCTATTGCATCAAACGTTTCTGTAAGAGTACCTATTTGATTTACTTTTATCAATATTGAGTTTGCAACTCCTTTTTCTATTCCTGTAGATAATCTTTCTGTATTTGTTACAAACAAATCGTCTCCTACAAGTTGTACTTTATTTCCTATACGTTCAGTAAGAAGTTTCCATCCTTCCCAATCATTTTCGTCCATACCGTCTTCTATAGTTATTATAGGGTATTTATTAACCAAAGATTCCAAGTAATCTACTTGTTCAGCTGAACTGCGTTTTGCACCTTTATCTCCTTCAAATTTAGTGTAATCATAAACTCCGTCTTTATAAAATTCTGAAGACGCGCAGTCAAAACCTAAGAATACATCTTTTCCGGGTTCTAAACCTACTTTTTTTATAGCTTCAAGTATAGTTTCAACTGCATCTTCTGTTCCGGCAAATGTTGGTGCAAATCCGCCTTCATCACCGACAGCCGTTGATAAACCTCTACTTTTTAATATTTTTGCTAAATTATGGAATATCTCGGATCCCCAACGTAGCGCTTCACTAAATGATGGAGCACCTGCCGGTAATATCATAAATTCTTGGAATGCTATAGGAGCATCTGAGTGAGAACCGCCGTTTACTATGTTCATCATAGGAACAGGAAGAACTTTTGAGTTTACTCCTCCAAGATATTGATATAGAGGTATTCCTAATTCTTCAGCTGCAGCTTTTGCAACCGCCATAGATACTCCAAGTATTGCATTTGCGCCTAATTTTGCTTTATTAGGAGTTCCGTCCAATTCTATCATCAACTCATCTATTGCTACTTGATCAAATACATTCATTCCTATAACTTCAGGTGCAATTATTGAATTTACATTTTCTACTGCTTTTAATACACCTTTGCCAAGAAATACATCATTATCTCCATCTCTTAATTCAACTGCTTCATACATACCTGTTGAAGCTCCTGATGGAACTGATGCTCTTCCCATAGCTCCGGACTCAAGAAAAACTTCAACCTCTACAGTCGGATTACCTCTTGAATCAAGTATTTGTCTTGCCCATACGTCTTCTATATAGCACATATTATCCCCCTAATATTTTTTATTTTACAAAATTTACTTTTAAAACTTGCAGTTATTTTTTAATAAAATGAATTAATACTCAATACTTTTTTACTACTATATAAATATAGTAGTATTTATAGCAAACATATAACGAATAATGAAAAAATATCACCATATTAGTATGATTGTATAGTCTTTTATCAAATATCAGTATAAAATCATATTAAAATTTGCTTTAAAATCAGATTTATTTAAAATTAAAAATTAACCAACTTAATAAAATCAACAGCTTTTAGTGATGCCCCTCCTACCAATGCTCCATCTATATCATCTTCATTCATGATTTCCTGCACATTTTCAGGTTTAACACTTCCGCCATATTGTATTCTTATATTTTCTGAAACTTCATCATCGTACAAATCTTTTACAACTTCTCTTATATATGCTATTACTTCATTAGCTTGCTTGCTTGTAGCTGTTTTACCTGTACCTATAGCCCATATAGGTTCATATGCTATAACAAGTTTTGATACAAGAGCTTTGTCAAGACCTGCAATATCAGCCACTACTTGTGATTT containing:
- a CDS encoding glutamine--tRNA ligase/YqeY domain fusion protein is translated as MQENVMQGNFIHSIIEKDNEENTYGKKVYTRFPPEPNGYLHMGHAKSICLNFMTAQKYGGKCNLRFDDTNPVKEDVEYVESIKEDVKWLGFDWDELCFASDYFDKMYELAVLLIKKDKAFVCELSVDEMREYKGDFNNPGKNSPYRNRPIEESLDLFERMKNGEFKDGELTLRAKIDMSSPNIYMRDPVIYRIAHSSHHRTGDKWCIYPMYDYAHPLEDAIEGITHSLCTLEFEEHRPFYDWVVKETEFAMPPKQIEFARLELTNMIMSKRYLKRLVDERKVDGWDDPRMSTISGLRRRGYTPESIRNFAESIGISKSNSVVDIAMLEHAVREDLKLKATRKMAVLNLLKLVITNYPEDKIEYLDAENNSENEELGSRKVPFSREIYIEADDFMENPPKKYYRFFVGNEVRLRNAYFVKCTDVIKDENGKVIEIHGTYDEETKSGTGFTGRKVKGTIHWVSAKENVKATVRLYDYLFKLNEETGQYEYNEDSITVLKDCIMEKSFETAQKGERFQFNRHGYFSVDVKDTKENELVFNQIVGLKDNFNKK
- a CDS encoding cobyrinate a,c-diamide synthase, yielding MKKIIIAGTSSGVGKTTITCGIMRALRDISIKVVPFKIGADYIDTTYHCLATDNTSTNLDEFMLNKNTIKRIFMQNMKSNDIAIIEGVMGLFDGYQDRDDYCSTASMSKILDSPIILIIDAGKMATSIAPIIKGFLEYDKKLNIVGIILNNVSTDSHYNILKNSIKKISNIKILGRIPKQKDINLSSRHLGLKLATEDAENEEKLKKISQIVKENIDLQSLLDLSVSPDLSYIPDNINKNYDITLAVAMDKAFNFYYKNSIEEFEKRGVKIVKFNTFTDNKLPKCDGIYIGGGYPELYARELSQNKSLIQDIKEKSENNMPIYAECGGLMYLGRHIEIENISYEMTGIFDGISKMTPKLQRFGYCIAKSLYDTPLTKKGEILKGHEFHHSVFETNLDTAFEMEKELYDKSVKKWNGGYLYKNTLASYLHIHFASNPNITNNFCQNMLNYKLLNP
- the rpoN gene encoding RNA polymerase factor sigma-54, giving the protein MTKLDLTLKQKLNLTTNLITSIEIIALNSIELYSFLEKESEDNVFIDYDAFFEDKMFRDYIRQNNKRYEDYSFNNSENEDIEIQDSVKYEPTLKDVLFEQLGTLPLNELELSIGMAIIHNIDDDGYFRIDIKEISDVVNADDILILSVLKKIQSFEPLGVGARNLKECLLLQIDQTDELLFNIINYHLDDIYKNNLDKIAVSQNIELDTLKEYVKKIKTLNPKPSRGYKTDNNYDTLYIYPDIFVDVVGDSLTVRLKDSVSNVHINEHYLNMLDSDIDNNTRTYLKQKLSRTMFLIESIEKRRRTIQKVADKIVEVQKEFFLNNSPLKPMGLKDISQLAQISESTVSRATKNKYIQTPKGIYELKYFFSSHISTSNEDVSKDSVCKHIKDIISKENPQKPLSDQKITDILNAMGIDIKRRTVSKYREELNIPITKSRKKY
- the eno gene encoding phosphopyruvate hydratase → MCYIEDVWARQILDSRGNPTVEVEVFLESGAMGRASVPSGASTGMYEAVELRDGDNDVFLGKGVLKAVENVNSIIAPEVIGMNVFDQVAIDELMIELDGTPNKAKLGANAILGVSMAVAKAAAEELGIPLYQYLGGVNSKVLPVPMMNIVNGGSHSDAPIAFQEFMILPAGAPSFSEALRWGSEIFHNLAKILKSRGLSTAVGDEGGFAPTFAGTEDAVETILEAIKKVGLEPGKDVFLGFDCASSEFYKDGVYDYTKFEGDKGAKRSSAEQVDYLESLVNKYPIITIEDGMDENDWEGWKLLTERIGNKVQLVGDDLFVTNTERLSTGIEKGVANSILIKVNQIGTLTETFDAIEMAKQAGYTAVISHRSGETEDSTIADIAVATNAGQIKTGSLSRTDRIAKYNQLLRIEEILGDTAQYRGIKAFYNLKK